A section of the Triticum dicoccoides isolate Atlit2015 ecotype Zavitan chromosome 7A, WEW_v2.0, whole genome shotgun sequence genome encodes:
- the LOC119332176 gene encoding AAA-ATPase ASD, mitochondrial-like: MAAALVERWAGLGSAVATVIFLWSVVQNYMPPTFRLYLTTWATKLAACFNPYLQITISEYGAERFQRSDFFLAVEAYLSDACARRARKLKAELGKDSKNLLVSVDDHEEVTDDFSGITIWWYASKRQSKANVISLYPGGDEKRFYRVVFHRQHRDLVVDSYLPFILGEGRAVTVKNRQRRLFTNNASGSWNPYRGKSVWSHVPFEHPATFDTLAMHPDEKEAVIDDLMAFQESKEYYAKVGKAWKRGYLLYGPPGTGKSTMIAAMANFLDYDVYDLELTAVKNNTELRKLFIETTGKSIIVIEDIDCSVDFTGKRRKDKKASSDKDSDNDDKPKLPIEPEKDDATKVTLSGLLNFIDGLWSACGGERIIIFTTNHKEKLDPALIRRGRMDKHIEMSYCRFEGFKVLAKNYLDVIEHELFGEVQRLLEETDMSPADIAENLMPMSKKKKRDPDVCLIGLIEALKQAKEEAAAVKVKEAEEAQAKKAKETEVKKGKEEDKEKDKAPEAANGDIKQGDK, translated from the coding sequence ATGGCAGCGGCATTAGTGGAGAGGTGGGCGGGGCTCGGATCGGCGGTGGCGACCGTCATCTTCCTCTGGTCCGTGGTGCAGAACTACATGCCCCCCACCTTCCGCCTCTACCTCACCACCTGGGCCACCAAGCTCGCAGCCTGCTTCAACCCCTACCTCCAAATCACCATCTCCGAGTATGGCGCCGAGCGTTTCCAGCGCAGCGACTTCTTCCTCGCCGTCGAGGCCTACCTCAGCGATGCGTGCGCCCGCCGCGCGCGCAAGCTCAAGGCCGAGCTTGGCAAGGACAGCAAGAACCTCCTGGTCTCCGTGGACGACCATGAAGAGGTCACTGACGACTTCTCTGGGATCACCATCTGGTGGTACGCCTCCAAGAGGCAGTCCAAGGCCAACGTCATCAGCTTATACCCCGGCGGGGACGAGAAGCGCTTCTACCGGGTCGTCTTCCATCGGCAGCATCGCGACCTTGTCGTTGACTCCTACCTTCCTTTCATCCTCGGCGAGGGCCGCGCTGTCACTGTCAAGAACCGCCAACGCCGCCTCTTCACCAACAATGCTAGCGGCAGCTGGAACCCCTACCGGGGCAAAAGCGTCTGGAGCCACGTCCCCTTCGAGCACCCCGCCACCTTTGACACGCTCGCCATGCACCCCGATGAGAAGGAAGCCGTCATCGACGACCTCATGGCGTTCCAGGAGAGCAAGGAATACTATGCCAAGGTCGGCAAGGCATGGAAGCGTGGGTACCTCCTTTACGGACCGCCCGGCACCGGCAAGTCCACCATGATCGCAGCCATGGCGAACTTCCTCGACTACGACGTCTACGACCTTGAGCTCACGGCGGTCAAGAACAACACCGAGTTACGGAAGCTCTTCATCGAGACAACGGGCAAGTCCATCATCGTCATAGAGGACATCGACTGCTCCGTCGACTTCACAGGAAAACGCCGCAAGGACAAGAAGGCCTCAAGCGACAAGGACTCCGACAACGATGACAAGCCGAAGCTACCGATAGAGCCAGAGAAGGACGATGCCACCAAGGTGACGCTCTCGGGCCTGCTTAACTTCATCGACGGGCTGTGGTCTGCTTGCGGAGGTGAGcggatcatcatcttcaccaccaacCACAAGGAGAAGCTGGACCCGGCGCTGATCCGGCGGGGTAGGATGGACAAGCACATCGAGATGTCCTACTGCCGCTTTGAGGGCTTCAAGGTGCTCGCCAAGAACTACCTAGATGTCATTGAGCATGAGCTGTTTGGGGAAGTTCAGCGCCTGCTCGAGGAGACCGACATGTCGCCCGCTGACATTGCAGAGAACCTGATGCCCATgtcgaagaagaaaaagagggACCCGGATGTGTGCTTGATAGGCCTAATCGAGGCGCTCAAGCAGGCCAAGGAGGAAGCGGCGGCGGTCAAGGTGAAGGAGGCAGAGGAGGCTCAAGCGAAGAAAGCCAAGGAGACAGAGGTGAAGAAAGGCAAGGAGGAAGACAAAGAGAAGGACAAAGCACCCGAGGCAGCCAATGGGGATATTAAGCAAGGTGACAAGTGA